A DNA window from Camelina sativa cultivar DH55 chromosome 13, Cs, whole genome shotgun sequence contains the following coding sequences:
- the LOC104735886 gene encoding probable aquaporin SIP1-2, producing the protein MSAVKSALGDMVITFLWVILSATFGIQTAAIVSAAGFHGITWAPLVISTLVVFVSISIFTVIGDVLGGASFNPCGNAAFYTAGVSGDSLISLAIRSPAQAVGAAGGAITIMEMIPEKYRTMIGGKPSYQADAHIGAIAEVILSFSVTFLALLIILRGPRILLAKTFLLALATVSVFVVGSNFTRPFMNPAIAFGWAYIYKSHNTWDHFYVHWVSSFTGAILSAMLFRILFPPPSLVQKKQKKA; encoded by the exons ATGAGTGCGGTCAAGTCGGCGTTAGGCGATATGGTGATAACCTTTTTGTGGGTTATTCTCTCGGCGACGTTTGGGATACAGACGGCGGCGATTGTTTCCGCAGCCGGGTTTCATGGTATCACTTGGGCACCTCTGGTGATCTCAACGTTGGTTGTTTTCGTCTCCATCTCGATTTTTACTGTTATCGGAGACGTCCTTGGTGGCGCTAGCTTCAATCCTTGtggaaacgctgcgttttataCCGCCGGCGTTTCTGGAGATTCTCTCATCTCCTTGGCCATTAGATCTCCTGCTCAG GCAGTTGGTGCGGCAGGAGGTGCGATAACGATCATGGAGATGATACCAGAAAAGTATAGGACTATGATTGGAGGAAAGCCTTCGTATCAAGCTGATGCACACATTGGAGCTATCGCAGAAGTGATTCTAAGTTTCAGTGTTACATTCTTGGCGTTACTAATAATCCTAAGAGGTCCCCGAATACTGCTCGCTAAAACTTTCTTGCTCGCTCTCGCTACCGTATCAGTGTTTGTCGTAGGATCTAACTTCACTAGACCATTCATGAATCCCGCCATT GCATTTGGATGGGCATACATATACAAGTCTCACAATACATGGGACCATTTCTATGTGCATTGGGTTAGCTCCTTCACGGGAGCTATATTATCTGCTATGCTCTTTCGAATTCTATTTCCGCCGCCAAGTCTGGTccagaagaaacagaagaaagcCTGA